CCTGCCAACCAAGATCGAAGCCCTCTCCGATCGCGTTCGCATTCAGTTCACAGAGCCCATCGACAAAGAATTCGCGAGCGACACGTCTAACTTTCTTGTCGACACCTGGGCGCTTCGACGGTCCGCGAATTATGGGTCTCGCCGTTATGACGAGAAGAGCATGTTGGTTGAGACTGCCTCGGTATCAAACGACGGATTGACTTTGGAGTTGCACCTGCCGGATCTCCAGCCCACTTGGTGCATGGAAATTTCTTATCGCCTGAAGGACCTCCACGGCGAGATGTTTCGGGGTTCTATCCAGAACACCGTTCACCAGATCAGACAAGCTGAGTGACCAGCGTCACTTACCTTCGGAAGCCCATCGCTTCATCAATTCGATGTTGCTTTCAACGGTTTGCAGATGCTCCGGTGTCGCACGTTTGCGAAGAGTATTCAGGTAAACCTCAATGTCGCTTTCAAACTGCTCGGCCGACTCGGGCTGTCGACCTTGATCGCCAGTCGTTTCCATCCAATGGTCCAAACGGTTGCGAAGCGATTGAAGCTCAGCCGCATGAGCCGGGTCGTTGGCCAGATTCTGCAACTCGTGCGGGTCGGATTCCAGGTCAAAGAGCTCCTCCGCGGGCCGCGTCTGACGAAAGATCAGCTCCTGATTCGCGTCCAATTTGCCTTCGTCGTGCCATTGACGAAGGGCGATCAGAATTGATTTCGCATCCTTGTACGCGCAAGGCTGTAAGTAGGGCCGGTTGGGCAAAAAGTTGCGAATGTATTTGAATTGGTGCGTACGCACCGACCGAATGTGATCCACGGTTTCGTCGCAACGATCTCGCGCCGCGAACGCCGCTTCGCGAGGCTGGTAATCGTCGGAAAGGACGTCCTTCGCCTGCATGGTTTCCGGAATCGGAATACCAGCCGCCGCGAGCGATAACGCAGCGATGTCAATGTGCTCGACCAAATCGTCGCGAATGGTCCCTGGTTCGATTCCGGGGCCGCTCAGAATCAATGGCACATGCAAGCCTTCGTCATAGAGATACTGTTTGCCTCGTCCGTGGCTGATGCCATGATCCGTCATGAAGAGCACCAGCGTGTTTTCGCGAACGCCTTGTTCTTCCAGTTTCGCGATGACTTCGCCAACCATCGCGTCGGTCAATCGCACCGAATCCAGATAAGCTGCCCAGTCACGGACGATGTCCGGATGATTGGGATAGTACGGCGGGAGCGTGACCGATTCGATCGAGGTTGCACTGCCAAAACGCTTGCGTGCTTTCGTGGCGACATTGTTCCAACCCTTCGCATCCTTGCCTCGCAGCTTTCCACCTTGAGTTTGGATCTGCGCGAAAAACGGCTGCCCAGGCTTTCGATCCGACCAATCGGCGGAATCGTAGATCGACTTGTCCCACTCGAAGTTGTAGTCCGTCTTTCCAAGCTTTCCGTTGATCGGCCAGCCCGAAATCGAGGTGTGGTAGCCGGCATCTTGAAACAGTTTGGGAACCATCGCGACGTCGTCAGGCAGTTCAATTTTGACCGTTCCGCGACCGCTTCGATGGTGGTGAGCTCCAATGGACGTTTGATACATCCCCGTGATGAAAGCCGAGCGACAGGTTGAACAGACCGGCGCAGTCACATAGGCATTGTTGAACTGAACTCCGCTCGCCGCCAACGCGTCCACATTGGGCGTTTCGATCGCCGTTTCGCCGTAACAGCCGAAGTGAGCCGACATGTCATCGGGAATGATCCAGACAATGTTGGGCGGCTGTGCAGTGCCGACGCTCGAGAAGACCAAGCTCGTCGCGACGAACAGTGCGATGACAATTGGGTGGGGATGTCGCATGGTGGGTGGGTTCGGTGAGGAGATTTGGCGGAAACACAAGGCAGGGAAGTTTTGTCGAAGCCGTGGGGCGTGGGGACCCGAGCGAGCAAAGGTCTTTGAAAGCAGTCCGCAATTCGGTTCGGTATCTTAGCCGACCGTTGTGCCACCAGGGTAAAGCGAACGCCCGTGAACCTGCATTAGCGGCACTGATCTTGGTTATACTTCGCTCTGAGGCGATGGCTGGACCGCTTGGTCGAGACTCGCTTCCCATCCCCACATCCCACCTCTCTTGGAATTTTCCATGCCCGCCCGGTTCTCCAACCTTGCCGTCTGTTCCGATGCTAGAAATCGTGTCCGAGTCATCGGGACACTGTGCTTTCTGTTGCTTGGAATTTCGTCCCCTGTGAACGCCGAAACCAAGACCGGCAAATTGATCTTTGAAGACAAGTTCGAACGGAACGAATCGCAAGAATTGAAGGACGAAGTCGGCAATGGCTGGAACACCAACAGCCGTTCACGAGCCAACCGACACAAACAGGTGGATCTGAAAGATGGCACCATGCGAATTTTCATCCACGAGACCGCGGACCATGGCGTGTCGGTGACCCAGCCGATGGAATTTCGAAATGGTCGGGTGGAGATGAAGTTCAAATTGGAAGATCCCAAAGATGTCCTCGGTCTGAACTTCGCCGACCTGAAGTACAAAAAGGTTTGGGCTGGCCATTTGTTCCGCGTCAATGTCGGTGTCAAGAACGTTGAGATCGCGGATTTGAAAACGGGGGTCATGGACCTTGAAACGCGAACGCTGCGAAAAGCCGGAACGGTCTCGAAGGAATTGCAGGAAAAACTTAAAACGAAAGTCAAACGTTTCCCCAACAAGCTGGAAACGAACCGGTGGTATCACGTCGCTGCCGAAGTGATTGATGACACGCTCACCGTTTTCATCGACGGCGAGGAAGTCGCTTCCTTCGCGTCCGAGGGCATCGCGCACCCAACCAAGCGATTGTTGCGATTGGCGGTCAAACGCAATGTCGTGGTCGACGACGTGCAAATCTATTCGTTGGATTGACGCCAAAGAGTGCACGCCGCCTCGACGTTCCCGAAATCGTTCCGCCCCACTTGAGATTCACCGATGCCACTTCGCGCCATCAGCTTCGCCTTCTTTGCTGCCACGACGCTGCTTTCTTCTGCCGTTTCACAAGAACCATTCAAATTCGTTGCGAATTACGACGAGTCGAAAATCCCAGCCTACGAGTTGCCCGCTTTGCTGGAGTCCGGTGATGGTTCGAAGATTCAAAACGCCCAGCAGTGGCAGCAACGCCGCCGAGAAATTCTGACGCTCTTCGAAGACCATGTGTTCGGAGTTGTCCCGGACGAACGTCGGGTGGAAGCTGAGGTCGTGAGAACCGACCACGATTATCGACCGGGTGTCACTCGTTTCGAATTCGATGTGATCATTCATCCGATTGCGGAGTCGACCGTCGGGGAACAGACATCCATCCAGCCACTGCGTTTGCAAGTGTTGGCGGACGTGCCGCAATCGACCGAGCCCGCACCGGCAATTCTCGGATTGAACTTCCAGGGCAATCACACGATCGATTCCGATCCCCAAACACGGATCACGGAAAGCTGGGTCCGTGATCGTCGAAATTCGTCCACGGATGGCAATCGGGCAATCGAAGGCGGCCGAGGCGTCGCGTCCAGTCGTTGGCCGTCCGAACTGATTACCCAACGCGGTTACGCTCTCGTGACGCTCTACTATGGCGATATCGATCCTGACTATGACGATGGGTTCGAAAACGGGATCCACGGCACGTTGCGTCCATTCATTCAACAACTGCCCGCCAACAAACGCCCCGGCAGCATTGCCGGTTGGTCCTATGGGCTGTCTTGCGTGTTGGACGCGATCGAACAACTCAGCGAACTCAACATCGATCCCAAACGTGTTGGCGTTTTGGGACATTCACGATTGGGAAAAACCGCACTTTGGGCAGGAGCGACTGACACGCGATTCGCCATGGTGATCAGCAATGATTCGGGGTGCGGCGGTGCGGCACTCAGTCGTCGAGCGTTCGGGGAAACGGTTGGTCGAATCAATCGATCCTTCCCACACTGGTTCAACGACCAATACACGCAATACAACGAAAACGAATCGGCCATGCCCGTTGATCAGCACCAATTGATCGCGCTGGCAGCCCCGCGTCCGATCGCCGTTGGAAGTGCAACCCAAGACGAGTGGGCGGACCCAAAAGGTGAGTTCCTGTCGTGGCAATTGGCGGCACCTGCCTACCGGGTGTTGGGCATGAACGCGAAGGCATTCGATACCGTTTCGACCGCGAAAATGTTGAAACAACAAGGGGTCATCAACGCGGGTCCGATGCAGTATCACCTACGGGAAGGCAAACATGATCTAGCCAAATATGATTGGGAATGTTATCTCGATTTGGCTGATCGAACCCTCTCGCAATCGACTCCATGACCCAACTCCCGATCGATGAAATTCTCCCTTCCTTGAAGAAGGCGATCGGATCGGGAAACGCAGTGGTGTTGAAGGCGCCTCCGGGTGCCGGGAAAACAACCCGAGTGCCGATCGCAATTTTAGACGCACTCGAAGAACGCCAGATTCCAGGACAGATTTGGGTCATCCAACCACGTCGATTGGCTGCCCGATCGGTTGCCAACTGGATCGCTCATTCGCGTGAGGAAAACGTCGGCGAAACAGTCGGCTACCACGTGCGATTGGACCGACGCGAATCCGCACGCACGCAGATTGTCTTGATGACAACTGGCATGTTCCTTCGCCGGATGCAATCGGATCCGCTGCTGGAGCAAGTCGCCTGTGTGGTCTTGGACGAATTTCACGAACGCACCTTGGAACTCGACGTTGCGATCGCGATGACGCATCGTTTGCGGAGCGAACTGCGGGATGACCTTCGGATGGTCGTGATGTCCGCGACGATGGAAACCGCACCGATTGCGGACTACCTGAACCGTGACGATGCCGCGAACGCGCTGGAGATGCAATGCGAAGGCCGCACCTACCCCGTCACCATTCATCATGGTGACGATCGTCCCAAGGATCGTCTTGAGCAGAGGTTGATCGAACCAATTTCCGATGCTCTGTCGACGACCGATGGTCACGTGCTCGTGTTCTTGCCCGGAGTTGCCGACATTCACCGCGTGCAGAGGGCATTGCAATCGAGTCAAGCCTTTCAGTCGTCTACGCCCACGCAGATTCCTAACATTGTTTCCTTGCATGGTTCGCTGTCACCGAAGGAACAGGACGCCGCCATTCGCACCTCAGCGAATCGCAAGCTCATCCTCGCGACCAACATTGCGGAGACATCGGTCACCGTCGACGGTGTGACAGCCGTGGTGGATTCTGGACTGGCCAAGGTCCCACGTTTCGATTCACGACGTGGGATGACGCGTCTTGAAACGACTGCGATTTCGATTGCTTCGGCCGATCAAAGGTCCGGTCGTGCGGGACGAACATCCGAAGGCCACGCCTATCGAATTTGGAGCATGGCTGCTCAACGTTCCAGAGAAGAATACGACGTGCCCGAGATCCTCCGGTCCGATCTCTCGGGGGTGGTGCTGATGCTGGCCAGCCATGGTGAAAAGAACCTGTCGGCGATTCACTGGTTGACGCAACCTCCACCGCACGCCGCCGATTCCGCGGGTGACTTGCTCAAGATGTTGGGTGCGTTGGACTTCAGTGGGCGTCTGACCCAAACCGGTGCGCAAATGGCGGAGATGCCGCTGCATCCGCGAATTGCTCGGATGGCAATCGAAGCGTCACAGTCAATGTCCCGCGAAACCGTTGCCGCGTTGGCTGCTCTGCTGAGCGAGCGACACCCGTTTGAGTCGTGTGCTTCGATGAGCTTGTCGGAAATGGTTCATGCGATCACGCACAAGACAATTCCAAGGAACGTCTCCGTTTCTGCGTTGAAATCGTTCCAACGAATCATCGAGTCCATTGGACGATCGCTGCCGCAGTCAAACGCTAACGAGTCACTGCCCATCACATCCGAAACTCCGTCGGAAATCGCTATCGCAAAGGCATTGCTGGCCGCTTATCCCGATCGAGTCGTGTTGCGACGCGCCGATACCCCCGACCGAGGCCGCATGGTTGGCGGACGTGGCGTCGTTGGGCTTCAGTCCGTTTTAGGCGAAGCAAATCAATCACCGCTGGTGTTGTGCTGGGACGTCGACGGCGGTGGAGTCGAATCCAAAGTCCGATCCGCGATTCCGATCGAAGAAGACTGGCTCGATTCGAACCAAATCACGGAGCGTGATCAACAAACATGGGACACGCAAAAACAGTCGGTCCGGTGTCGTCATCAAACGCTGTATGGTGATCTCGTTTTGAAAGAGACTCCGGGCAAGGTGCCTGGCGACGAAACGACGGAACAACTGCTGTTTGAGAACGCTCGTTCACTTCTACCAATTGGCGGAGCAAAGTTTGAGAAGCGTCTGCAGCGAATGGGGTTGGTTGCGAGCGTGATGGACGAAGTCGCTCCGTTTGACGATGCCATGCACGAGGAACTTTTGCGGCAACTTTGTCACGGTAAGTCGAGCTTGGCCGAACTCCAGCGTGCCGCTTGGTTTGATCACTTTCTTGGGCTTGTCGGCTACGACGTTTGGCAGATTGTCGAACGCGAAGCACCGGAAGAGATCGCTTTGCCGGGAGGACGCCGCGTGCCCATTCGCTATGAGGATGGAAAACCACCGTGGATCGAGGTCAAGATTCAGCTTTGCTTTGGCTGGCGCGACACGCCGCGAATTTTGGGAGGCCGCGTACCGCTGCAATTGCACTTGCTGGGGCCAAACGGACGTCCGCAGCAGATCACCAACGATTTGGCGAGTTTCTGGGCGAACACCTACACAGAAATTCGCAAGGAACTGCGTCGCCGTTACCCCAAACACGATTGGCCCGAAAACCCTCTCGACGCTACCCCGACCCACCACGGTATGAAACGGAGATGATGGCGGACTGGCGATGAGTGCTAACGAACAGACATTGTGTTAACGTAGTTGTGGTTTGTGTTCCTTCCCTCCCTATCGAGCTCAACGATGGATCGAATCTCGTTTTCGCGAATTGGTCGCCTTCTTTTGTTGCCCGCCGTTTTGACGCTGGGTGGTTGTGGTTCCTCCGGTAGCGAACCCGGCACACAAACGCCAAGTGATTCCCCTGCGGGCCAAGCCGAATCGGAGACGATCAATTCCCTGCCACCCGAAACGAGTGAAACACCAGACACTCAAGCGACTTCCCCCAAGCGTGACGTGGGTGGTTTTTCGCTTCCTGAGGGTGATTTGCCAGACGCTCCGAAGAAGCGTTCGTCACCCACGGAGGGTGGTCTTAGCCTGCCTGACGACCTGAGTTCCCGTACAGACTCAGCGGATGATACCGCGACCCAGTTGATCACCGCCGACGCGGAAGAGGACACGACCAACATCGACTACGCGACGTGGAAGGAAGTTCGCAAGACGGCGGAATCAACTGGCAAAGTCACGGTGGTTGATGTTTGGTCGTTGGCGTGCGGCCCGTGTTTGAAGGAATTCCCCAACTTGGTTTCGTTGCAGAAGCGATTGGGCGACAAGGTGGTGGCCATCGGAGCGAACGTCGATTTCGATGGGCGAAAGACGCGTCCGCCTGAGTCCTACGAACCCAAGGTCCGAGCTTTTCTGCAAAGCAGTCATGCTGAGTTCGAGAACTACATCGTTCAAACACCAAGCGACGAAGTCTTTGAAGCGATCGGGATCGGTTCCATTCCAGCCGTTTTGGTTTTCGACGCCAAAGGCAAGCTTGTGAAGCAGTTCGCAGACGTCGGCGAGACGGCTGGCTTCACCTATGCAGGCGACATCGTTCCGTTGGTGGAACAACTTCTGAAATGACCTGCAGAATCGTCGCAATCCGACTGTGTGAACAAACCGACACGTGCGGAAAGAATTCGGCGCTTCAAAAGTGAAGGTTGCGTGCTTCTGATCTGTTCGGACGATGGCAGGTCCTATTCTTCGAGTATGAATACTCATGAATTGAACTGCCGGGGACTGAACTGTCCCATGCCAATCGTCGAACTAACCAAGGCCGCTCGAAAGGCCGATCCCGGAGATCACATTGTGGTTACCGCGACGGACTTGGCCTTTCGTCCCGATGTGGAAGCGTGGGCACGTCGCACCGGACATGAAATCGAACGTTTTGAACAGCACGAAACCGAGCAAGTGGTTGAAATCGTGCTGTCCGAAGGGCATTGAGGCGAGGTCGTTCCATGGTTCCTGCGATTCCAACTGCCGACGTCGATACGCCCTCGGTCAATGAACGCGTGGTGGTCACTTTGACCAGCGGCAAAGAAGACAACGGCAAAAACGCCACCATGGCATTTTCATGCGGGTTGGCATCTTTGTCGCTTGGCAAACCCACCACGATTTTTCTCACCAGTGATGGAGCGGTTTGGGGTTACCAGGGAACCGCGCAGGGAATCGCCGTGCAGGGGTTTCCGCCCTTGTCCGAATTGATCGATCAGTACCTCGAAGCCGGTGGCGAAGTCATCCTCTGCTCCGTTTGTCACACGACCTGCAGCGTCGGACCTCCCGGCGGCGGGCCTCCCGTGAAGAAATTGCCCGGAATCGTGATCGGTGGCTTCACCACGGTCGTTGACCGCGCGATTGGCGGCACAACGATATCTTTCTAGGCACTGCTGCCTCGGTCGAAGATTGTCTTCAGGAGAAGGTTTGCGCGTTTCGCGAACCACTGCGGATTGCCAAACACGCTGATCGTTTGTTGATCGAACGACAGCCTCTTTCGCGACACCTTCGCGTCACCATTCGAAACAGCGGACCGCATTGATGTGCTGAGTCACGGGTTGGGCGAGCGATTGTTTTCGCCACTGGTTGAATTCCGTTTCCGGCATCGGTCGACCAAAGAAGTAACCTTGCAGCTCATCACAGTGCAGGTTCTGCAAATGGTTCGCTTGTTCCTCGGTTTCGACGCCTTCCGCGACCACGGTCAGGCCCAGCCCGTGTCCGAGCGAGGTGATTGACCGCACAATCGATCTTGAGAATCGATCGACCATCACGTCTCGCACAAACGAGAGATCGATTTTCAACGTGTGGACCTGAAAGGATTTCAGATATCCAAGAGACGAGTGCCCGGTCCCAAAATCGTCGATCGCGATTCTGAATCCCATCCGGGCCAGTTCGTCGATGACAGCCGACGAATGGTCAACGTTGCTCATGATCGCGTTTTCGGTGATCTCGAGCTCAAACCATTCTGGCTTGGCGTTGTGTTTGTCGAGTTGGCGTTTCAGCGTTTCGACAAAATCGATGCTGCGAAGTTGAATGGGCGAAACGTTGACCGCGATGGGTACCAAACATCCCTCCGCATTCCATCGAAGTGCTTGTTTGACGGCCACTTCGAAAACGTGTTCCCCCAACGCGCAGATCAGACCGGAATTCTCGGCGATTGGAATGAACGTCTGGGGAGAAACAAATTTGCCGTCGCTATCTCGCCATCGCACCAAGGCTTCGCAAGACACCAACTGGCGACTCGTCGCGTTGACCTTCGGTTGATAGTGCAGCTCCACGTCGCCAACATCAATTGCGGTGCGCAATTGTGTCTGCACCTGATTCCGCATGACGACTTCTTCCTGCATGGACGGGTCGAAATACGCGACCGCGTTCTTTCCCGCTTGCTTCGCCGCATACATCGCGATGTCGGCGTAGCCCATCAAGGTGTCTGTCTGAGTCGCGTCTTGAGGATACCGCGTGACACCAATGCTCAAACCGACGTGAGCTTCAAAGTCGCTCAATTCAAACGGGCGACGAAATTCTTTCAGCAACTCATCCAGCAATCTCTGTTGCGTTTCCAGATCGGTGTGCTCGTCCGACATGAGAATGGCAAATTCGTCGCCACCAAACCGCCCCACGAATGCGTCGGGTCCGACGACGTCCGCGATCCGCATCGCGACTGATTTCAGCAGCTCATCACCACCGGCGTGACCCACCGAATCGTTGACGAATTTGAAGTCATCCAGATCCAAAAAACAGACAGAGAATGCGACGCAGCTCGATTGACTGAATTGATCTTGATGGACCAAGCTGGAAATCGTTTCACGAAAGAACGCTCGGTTCGGACAACCGGTCAGCGTGTCGTGCATCGCACGGTGCCGGAGTTGTTCTTGGCTGTTTTCGAGTTCCGTGATGTCCGTGATAAGCGCGATGATCCGACGTTCCGAGGCATCTTCGCCAGGGCTGAGCGAAATCCAAAACGAGCGACGTTTATTCGGAGAAAACGCAGATTCGTTGGCCAACGAAATCTTGCCCGCCCACGATTTGCCTTTGGAGGCCCCGGCGAGGTAGACGCCAATGTCGTCGGTTTCACTTCGGATCAGGTCCAGGAATCGCTCGCCCGCAATCTTGGAGTTCGCATCAATGGACGTCATCGCGGCGAAGGCTGGATTGGCTTCCAACACTTTGCCACGACAATCAAGAATCGCCACACCTTCGGTTGCTTCCTCAAAGACGCTCGCCAGCAGTTGCAACCGTCGCTCCCGATCGCGGTCTTCCGTGATGTCACGCGACGTCGCGATGACGAACCGATCCTCGCTGAATTGTTCCGTGAAGGCGGAGTATCGGTTGGCACTGAATCGCTTTTGCCCCTTTTCGTCTGTCCAAGAATCGACGAACGTGGATTTGGGCACCTCGCCCTGGAAGCAGGCGTCGATTTGCGGGTCGAAGTCTCTCAGGCTTGGCACATTGATTTGTTGCGGCAGCTTTCCAACCACCTGTTCTTCGGTCACCCCATGAGCGTTCAAAAATGCTTCGTTGGCGACAACGATTCGTTGATCCGACGCGCGAACACTGAGCTGATCCGGTACTGCACCGACAATGTTATTCAAGAAGTCACGGTGTCGTCGCAACTCAGCTTCAAAGCGTTTGCGAGCTGAAACGTCTCGAACCATCACGATGACTTGGTTGCCGACAGACGATTCGAAAGAACTGAACGCGAGCTCCGCCCAAAAGGTCGACTCGTCATGACGAGTCACCTGACACTCCAATTGCTGACATCCCGATCGGCTGATGTCTTCCACGCACACATCGATCATTGGCATCGCGTTCGTTCCGTCTTCGAATCGAGCCCGCGTGAGCCATGGCTTTCGAGATTGAAGCAAATCGTGGCGGGAGACTTTTAAGAGATCAACCGCGTTGTCGTTGCACGCCAAGCACTTCTTGTTTTCGAGCACCAACACAGCATCGCTGGTGCGTTCAAAGATGGTTTCCGCCAACCGGCGAGTGTCGTAGGCGGCTTGCTCCGCCGCGGAGCGAGCCTCGGACAAATCGAGCTTGGTTTGTTCCAGCTCGTCGATGATCTCAGCCGAGTGCACAATGGCTTCCGCTTGAGCTGCCGCCATCGATTCGGAATGCAACTTCATCTGTTGCAGTTCTGCCTCACGTTCCGCAAGCAAGCGACGCATGCCGCTCAAAGAAGCCAGTACGTCCCGTTCAGCGTCAACCGTTTGTCCAACGCTTAATTCAGTTGACACACCGCTCGCGTTGTCTTGCACTTCCGCGAGCATACGATCGACCATCGCAAGCAGTGCGTTCGGGTCGCACTCCGCGTTTTTGACTTCATCAGCGATGGTCGGCTCGCTTGGCATGGTCGGGTGTGTTTCCGCGATGGTCGATCACGAATGGTTTGATGGCCAGCTCTCTAGTGAAACATCATTCAGGTGAAAACTGCTTAGATGAACATCGTTGTGTTCGCGTGAGCGGCTTGGCCAACAAACGTTGCGACCCCGCAATAGTCCAAATTGGGATAGTCAATCAGCTCCGAACGGCGAATGCCCATCAACTGCATCGACATTTCGCATACTTGAATGTTCACATCCAGTTCCGCGGCCGTTTCGATCAACCCTTCCAGATCACAAACGTTTTTGCGATTCATTTCGCGCTGCATCATGACGCGCCCGAGCCCGCCAAAATCCATTTGTGAGAGCTTTGTCTTATTCGCAGACGAAGGCAGCATCCATCCAAACGCACGCTCGACCAGAGATTTATTGCTTTCACGAATGCCCTCTTTCCGCAGAGCGGGTGTGGCCCAAAACGTGAAGAACATTCGAACGTCCATTCCGCACGCCGCGGCGCCGGTCGCAATCACGAAGGCTGCCATCAGCCGGTCCTTGTAGCCTTCGAACACGACAAGGTTGAGCTGATTGGGATCGGAAGCTCCTTCTTTCAGTTGGTCGAGCTGACGCTGCA
Above is a window of Rhodopirellula halodulae DNA encoding:
- a CDS encoding DsrE family protein → MVPAIPTADVDTPSVNERVVVTLTSGKEDNGKNATMAFSCGLASLSLGKPTTIFLTSDGAVWGYQGTAQGIAVQGFPPLSELIDQYLEAGGEVILCSVCHTTCSVGPPGGGPPVKKLPGIVIGGFTTVVDRAIGGTTISF
- a CDS encoding TlpA family protein disulfide reductase translates to MDRISFSRIGRLLLLPAVLTLGGCGSSGSEPGTQTPSDSPAGQAESETINSLPPETSETPDTQATSPKRDVGGFSLPEGDLPDAPKKRSSPTEGGLSLPDDLSSRTDSADDTATQLITADAEEDTTNIDYATWKEVRKTAESTGKVTVVDVWSLACGPCLKEFPNLVSLQKRLGDKVVAIGANVDFDGRKTRPPESYEPKVRAFLQSSHAEFENYIVQTPSDEVFEAIGIGSIPAVLVFDAKGKLVKQFADVGETAGFTYAGDIVPLVEQLLK
- a CDS encoding sulfatase family protein; the encoded protein is MRHPHPIVIALFVATSLVFSSVGTAQPPNIVWIIPDDMSAHFGCYGETAIETPNVDALAASGVQFNNAYVTAPVCSTCRSAFITGMYQTSIGAHHHRSGRGTVKIELPDDVAMVPKLFQDAGYHTSISGWPINGKLGKTDYNFEWDKSIYDSADWSDRKPGQPFFAQIQTQGGKLRGKDAKGWNNVATKARKRFGSATSIESVTLPPYYPNHPDIVRDWAAYLDSVRLTDAMVGEVIAKLEEQGVRENTLVLFMTDHGISHGRGKQYLYDEGLHVPLILSGPGIEPGTIRDDLVEHIDIAALSLAAAGIPIPETMQAKDVLSDDYQPREAAFAARDRCDETVDHIRSVRTHQFKYIRNFLPNRPYLQPCAYKDAKSILIALRQWHDEGKLDANQELIFRQTRPAEELFDLESDPHELQNLANDPAHAAELQSLRNRLDHWMETTGDQGRQPESAEQFESDIEVYLNTLRKRATPEHLQTVESNIELMKRWASEGK
- a CDS encoding sulfurtransferase TusA family protein translates to MNTHELNCRGLNCPMPIVELTKAARKADPGDHIVVTATDLAFRPDVEAWARRTGHEIERFEQHETEQVVEIVLSEGH
- the hrpB gene encoding ATP-dependent helicase HrpB, whose amino-acid sequence is MTQLPIDEILPSLKKAIGSGNAVVLKAPPGAGKTTRVPIAILDALEERQIPGQIWVIQPRRLAARSVANWIAHSREENVGETVGYHVRLDRRESARTQIVLMTTGMFLRRMQSDPLLEQVACVVLDEFHERTLELDVAIAMTHRLRSELRDDLRMVVMSATMETAPIADYLNRDDAANALEMQCEGRTYPVTIHHGDDRPKDRLEQRLIEPISDALSTTDGHVLVFLPGVADIHRVQRALQSSQAFQSSTPTQIPNIVSLHGSLSPKEQDAAIRTSANRKLILATNIAETSVTVDGVTAVVDSGLAKVPRFDSRRGMTRLETTAISIASADQRSGRAGRTSEGHAYRIWSMAAQRSREEYDVPEILRSDLSGVVLMLASHGEKNLSAIHWLTQPPPHAADSAGDLLKMLGALDFSGRLTQTGAQMAEMPLHPRIARMAIEASQSMSRETVAALAALLSERHPFESCASMSLSEMVHAITHKTIPRNVSVSALKSFQRIIESIGRSLPQSNANESLPITSETPSEIAIAKALLAAYPDRVVLRRADTPDRGRMVGGRGVVGLQSVLGEANQSPLVLCWDVDGGGVESKVRSAIPIEEDWLDSNQITERDQQTWDTQKQSVRCRHQTLYGDLVLKETPGKVPGDETTEQLLFENARSLLPIGGAKFEKRLQRMGLVASVMDEVAPFDDAMHEELLRQLCHGKSSLAELQRAAWFDHFLGLVGYDVWQIVEREAPEEIALPGGRRVPIRYEDGKPPWIEVKIQLCFGWRDTPRILGGRVPLQLHLLGPNGRPQQITNDLASFWANTYTEIRKELRRRYPKHDWPENPLDATPTHHGMKRR
- a CDS encoding alpha/beta hydrolase family protein encodes the protein MPLRAISFAFFAATTLLSSAVSQEPFKFVANYDESKIPAYELPALLESGDGSKIQNAQQWQQRRREILTLFEDHVFGVVPDERRVEAEVVRTDHDYRPGVTRFEFDVIIHPIAESTVGEQTSIQPLRLQVLADVPQSTEPAPAILGLNFQGNHTIDSDPQTRITESWVRDRRNSSTDGNRAIEGGRGVASSRWPSELITQRGYALVTLYYGDIDPDYDDGFENGIHGTLRPFIQQLPANKRPGSIAGWSYGLSCVLDAIEQLSELNIDPKRVGVLGHSRLGKTALWAGATDTRFAMVISNDSGCGGAALSRRAFGETVGRINRSFPHWFNDQYTQYNENESAMPVDQHQLIALAAPRPIAVGSATQDEWADPKGEFLSWQLAAPAYRVLGMNAKAFDTVSTAKMLKQQGVINAGPMQYHLREGKHDLAKYDWECYLDLADRTLSQSTP
- a CDS encoding EAL domain-containing protein; translation: MPSEPTIADEVKNAECDPNALLAMVDRMLAEVQDNASGVSTELSVGQTVDAERDVLASLSGMRRLLAEREAELQQMKLHSESMAAAQAEAIVHSAEIIDELEQTKLDLSEARSAAEQAAYDTRRLAETIFERTSDAVLVLENKKCLACNDNAVDLLKVSRHDLLQSRKPWLTRARFEDGTNAMPMIDVCVEDISRSGCQQLECQVTRHDESTFWAELAFSSFESSVGNQVIVMVRDVSARKRFEAELRRHRDFLNNIVGAVPDQLSVRASDQRIVVANEAFLNAHGVTEEQVVGKLPQQINVPSLRDFDPQIDACFQGEVPKSTFVDSWTDEKGQKRFSANRYSAFTEQFSEDRFVIATSRDITEDRDRERRLQLLASVFEEATEGVAILDCRGKVLEANPAFAAMTSIDANSKIAGERFLDLIRSETDDIGVYLAGASKGKSWAGKISLANESAFSPNKRRSFWISLSPGEDASERRIIALITDITELENSQEQLRHRAMHDTLTGCPNRAFFRETISSLVHQDQFSQSSCVAFSVCFLDLDDFKFVNDSVGHAGGDELLKSVAMRIADVVGPDAFVGRFGGDEFAILMSDEHTDLETQQRLLDELLKEFRRPFELSDFEAHVGLSIGVTRYPQDATQTDTLMGYADIAMYAAKQAGKNAVAYFDPSMQEEVVMRNQVQTQLRTAIDVGDVELHYQPKVNATSRQLVSCEALVRWRDSDGKFVSPQTFIPIAENSGLICALGEHVFEVAVKQALRWNAEGCLVPIAVNVSPIQLRSIDFVETLKRQLDKHNAKPEWFELEITENAIMSNVDHSSAVIDELARMGFRIAIDDFGTGHSSLGYLKSFQVHTLKIDLSFVRDVMVDRFSRSIVRSITSLGHGLGLTVVAEGVETEEQANHLQNLHCDELQGYFFGRPMPETEFNQWRKQSLAQPVTQHINAVRCFEW
- a CDS encoding family 16 glycoside hydrolase — protein: MNAETKTGKLIFEDKFERNESQELKDEVGNGWNTNSRSRANRHKQVDLKDGTMRIFIHETADHGVSVTQPMEFRNGRVEMKFKLEDPKDVLGLNFADLKYKKVWAGHLFRVNVGVKNVEIADLKTGVMDLETRTLRKAGTVSKELQEKLKTKVKRFPNKLETNRWYHVAAEVIDDTLTVFIDGEEVASFASEGIAHPTKRLLRLAVKRNVVVDDVQIYSLD